GCAACCAGAGGATACGCTGCAGACCCCAAAACTCGGGCTTAAAAAACTGCTCATGAGTTTATTGCGGGGCAGTGAACTTGCTGGCTCGGACCTTTGGGTCTACACCGATGAGGTACACCGCTGGCGTGCGAAAAACCTGTTTGTGAATTTTGCCGATGCGATTCCTACGGAAAAAGGCGCGCCGCGCATGTATTGGGGTACCTTGTCCCATGCGGATAACGACATGAATTGGCTAAATCCCACCGACAGCCGTGAGGTGGGCATTGCTATCTCTGATGTCCGCGAGGCTCTGCTCAAGCGATTCGGCATTAAAGAACGGGCTGACTTTGAAGGTGCGGGGATTATTCTTTTTGGCAAGTGCTTCTACACCAAGGATAAAAAACGCAAAATCATCAAACCCTGGAGCCAGGATCCCAAATGGGTTTATTTGCTGCCCGGCTTGGATTAGCCGTTTCCCCTCAGGACAGAAGACGAAATACGGATATGAGTCGAGAGTTGAAATGAGAATGAAGCGGATTCACCCAGGATGTGGGGATAGGGGCATTTGTCATGTCTGAAAAAAGCCAGGCAAGTGGCAACAAGCCCGGGTTACTCGTCCGCAGTTGGCGAGGATTCTGGCGCTGGAGTTTTCGACTCTTGCTGGCTTTTCTGCTGCTGTCTCTGGCATTGGTGCTGATGGTCAGCTTTATCAATCCTCCCACCTGGGCCTGGCGTATCGACAGGGCGCTGTTCCCCCCCAACGACAATATTCAGGTGCGCCACCAGTGGGTGCCATTGGAAAAGATTGCGGCCAATATGCAATTGGCGGTCATCGCCTCTGAAGATCAGCGCTTTACCCAGCACAACGGCGTCGACTTTGCGGCCATTAAAACGGCCATCGAAGACAGAGATCCGGGGGAGCCCCTTCGCGGTGCCAGTACCTTAACCCAGCAAACGGCCAAGAACCTGTTTCTCTGGTCTTCCCGAAGTCTGGTCCGTAAAGGGCTGGAAGCCTGGTTTGCTGTGCTGTTGGATACCTTAAGTGGCAAGCGGCGTACTCTGGAGCTGTACCTGAATATCGTGGAGTTTGGCCCGGGAATTTATGGGGTGGAGGCCGCCTCCCAATATTACTTCAACAAGGGGGCGGGCAAGCTCAGCACCAGAGAAGCCGCCTTGCTGGCCGCCTTGCTCCCCAACCCCTGGTCATATCGCATCAATCCCCCTACGGCCTACATGAACCGACGCGCCGATTGGATTGGTCGGCAAATGCGCCAACTGGGTATGGCAACCCTGAAAGACCTCGATTAGGTATGTGCTCTACCAAAATCCAGGGCTTGGGCACATCCATGAATGTGCCCAGAGCCGGGCTCAGCGGCATTTATGGCTGCTGGAACTGATACGGGTGACTTCGGGGGCGCCTGGGCTGCCATCCGGCCCGGGACGACGGTACTCAATTGACGCTTCATCGAAATGCAAAGTGATGTTCTCAGTCATGCGATCATGGCCACTGCCACCGGTTTGATAACTGGTTACAGTGACATTGCGCATGCGCATCTTAAAGTAGTCCTCAGTGCGGGCGGTGCCGCTCAGGGTCATGGAAATTTCGGCATCGGGATACTGAGTGCCCATCATTTGCCCCATCAAAATATCGACGGTGGCGCTGTCGGTATATTTGGCCAAAGATACATCCATAACACAAAGGCTGCCCGAGTTATTCATGCCATTGCTTGTACCCCAGCTCCAGCTGAGAAGTTCAATTTCCTCCCTGTGGGTATCGTCCTGGCTTTCGCCCTTGATATCGCCAATTTTTAAATAACCAGCCCCCTGAGCTGAGCCTACGGTCATTCCCAGGGCCAGGGCCGATACCATACCAAGTCTTTTCCATTGACTGACTCTCATCAGAATCTCTCCTTATGATTACAGAACTGTGCCGCCCATGCAGGCACAGGACTAAAGTGTAGGTCTCAGCGCTTATTCCTGCTTAGGGGGGTAAATCTCATTCCAAGGATTGATGTGTAGTCAGAGGCGTTTCTTTAAGGTGTGCAGTGGCTCATTTTAGTGTTGCGGCCATAACGTCAACGCCAACACAGGCACGGATATTTACCCGAGTAAAAGGAACTTACCCATGAAACACCTTATGATATTGCCTCTGCTCCTTGGTGCTTTGCTCCCCGCTGCTGCGAACGCCTCGGAAGAACCCGAGTTATCCGCCGAATTGTTCGAACAGGGACTACAGCAGACGCTCCAAACCATGCGCGGTAACGGCGTATTCAAAGCCGTGTCTGCCTGTGCCGGCATGAGTCAGGGGGCGCTTGAGCAAGCGGTGGTCAGGGAGCTCAGGCACTGCCACAGCGAATACAGCCGCCAGCAAGATTATGAGGCACTGGATGTGTGCCTGTCTGCCACCATGGAAAAGGCATCGGGCAAGTCAGAGGCCGAATTGGAAACCTGTATGATGAGCCGGTAGCCCCGGCTCCCGCAGGGGGAGGGTGGTGCTTAAACGGCCGGTTCACTGGACAGTGAGCCTGTTGTTGCCAACAATCGCAATATCCTCTGTTGAGTCGACCCGGGTGAACACTGTTATGGATAGCTCCCCAATTGCCCGCGGCGCTTGCCTGTGCGGCGCCATTCATGTGGAAATCGATTTGCCACCCAAGTGGGTCGCCCATTGCCACTGCACACAGTGCCAACATGCCCATGGGGCGGCATTTGTTACCTGGCTTGGGGTGAGTGAACTGGCTGCGCGCATCAGCGACCCTGAGCAGCATCTGCAGTGGTTTGCCTCATCACAGGCGGCGCGGCGGGGATTTTGCCGTCGCTGCGGCAGCAGTTTGTTTTTTACCTCCAGCCGCTGGCCGGGTGAGTTACACATAGTCCGTGCCTGCTTTCACGACCCCATAGTTCAGTTGCCCATGGCCCATGTGTTTTACGACACCCATGTGGATTGGTTTGAGGTGCGCGATAGTTTGCCCAAAAAAGCCGCCCAGGAAGTCGATTGATTTGCTTTTTATGCTGCTTGTTGCAGCAATGAAGGGATTATCGCAAAAGCGCTGGCCAAAAAAAGACCGATGGGGTTGCCATCGGTCTTTGGCTTTCACTTCGTTTGGGGTGGAGAAGGGTGACCAGAAAAAATCCTGGCCACCAAGGGGTTTTAATGGCGACGGCGCAGTGCTCCGGCTGCCATCAGCAGCAAGGCCATCCAACCCAGGCTGCCGCCTGAGCTGTTGTTGGCAGGGGTGGTTTCAGTGACGGGAGCTGCCGCCACCTTCACTATTACCTCTGCCTCGTCTTCATCCATGCCGTCAGACACTGTCACTGTGAAACTGTGCTCACCCACTGACAGGCCAGTCACAGTAGTGACAGCAGCGCTGTCGTCACCGATGGTGCCCGGGCCATCCCAGCTGAATGTCAGGTTGTCACCGTCCATGTCAACCGAGCTGCTGGCATCCAGGGTGATGGTTTGACCCTCGGTGATGGCAAACTCGGCATTGGCGGTTTTGGCAACCGGCGCATCCTGCTCCGGGGTGACTGTCAGCATAAAGCTGACGCTGGCCTGATCGCTGGCATGCTCGTTGTCCTGCACTGTCACTGTTACCAGGGTTTCACCGAAGAAGTCGGCATCGGGCTTGAGGCTGAAGCTGCTGCCATTGATCTCG
This sequence is a window from Shewanella zhangzhouensis. Protein-coding genes within it:
- the mtgA gene encoding monofunctional biosynthetic peptidoglycan transglycosylase; the protein is MSEKSQASGNKPGLLVRSWRGFWRWSFRLLLAFLLLSLALVLMVSFINPPTWAWRIDRALFPPNDNIQVRHQWVPLEKIAANMQLAVIASEDQRFTQHNGVDFAAIKTAIEDRDPGEPLRGASTLTQQTAKNLFLWSSRSLVRKGLEAWFAVLLDTLSGKRRTLELYLNIVEFGPGIYGVEAASQYYFNKGAGKLSTREAALLAALLPNPWSYRINPPTAYMNRRADWIGRQMRQLGMATLKDLD
- a CDS encoding type VI secretion system tube protein Hcp, which produces MRVSQWKRLGMVSALALGMTVGSAQGAGYLKIGDIKGESQDDTHREEIELLSWSWGTSNGMNNSGSLCVMDVSLAKYTDSATVDILMGQMMGTQYPDAEISMTLSGTARTEDYFKMRMRNVTVTSYQTGGSGHDRMTENITLHFDEASIEYRRPGPDGSPGAPEVTRISSSSHKCR
- a CDS encoding GFA family protein — translated: MDSSPIARGACLCGAIHVEIDLPPKWVAHCHCTQCQHAHGAAFVTWLGVSELAARISDPEQHLQWFASSQAARRGFCRRCGSSLFFTSSRWPGELHIVRACFHDPIVQLPMAHVFYDTHVDWFEVRDSLPKKAAQEVD